The window GGGGAGAATACAAGAAGTTGCTTGAAGAAGTTAAGATGCTAAGGCGGAAAATTGCAAATTGTCCGATGTGCAGCGGTGCCATATTCAAGCAAAATCCATTCGGGTGGACCACTAATAATAATATTACTAATACCAATATCGTTACTAATAATAACAGTTTTGGGTATGCTAATACAAATGGAAATTTGTTATTAGAACCTCATGCCACATCATATCTACAGGGGTTAGAAAAGAGCTCGCAAGGAGGAGATCCTCTCAGCATTAGGTGTACTCCACACTCCATGGATGGACTTAATCAGCACTATTTCATAGAAGGTACTGTGGTTAATTTACCTGAATATATTACATTTGGTATTTTGTATTTATATCTAATATGTAAGACTTTTGCACTCGTGTGTGGAACACATGTGATAGATTGCACTCATGTCTGAAATACGTGTGACAGATTACATTAATGCTTGGATCATTAAAACATGACTCTTGAGTTAAATGGCTCTAGTGTTGACCTATGCCCGTATTATAGTAAACCTTGTGCTAGACAAAATATACGACTAGAGTTATACACAAGTCGAATTAGCTCGATCAGTTTACTCAATTCGATTCAGAAAAGTTCAACTCGCCTCAGCTTGAAATTAGATTCcgaccgagttgagctgatttttggagcttgaaaaaattttgagttaagttcgagcttgcccaagttCATCTCAACTctgatcgaacctcaactcaaaccaactcaaatcgaatcagttcggtgactcgattattttgatatatATAAATGCTACTCGCCGGGTGTttgatgtttgatgaaatgactcaacgaagtgttggtgaGGAAGGAATAAATATGTCaactgtttgattttgatgttgtttgTCGAAGTGTTTGGTTTTGATGTTGCTCTCctggtgtttgatgaaatatatatatatgtaaaatgttattactgttttgcattatgtgagaaattgaaaatgcattCTGACTGTTTTAGAAAATGTTGAACTAGCTTGAACTAGCCCGAGTTGttaactgaaccgagccgagctaataAGACAGGCTAGAGGACCAAGCTGAGTCGAGTTCAAGCCAGGGTTAACTACTGGCCAAGCCGAgccatgccaagctcgactcgtgtacaactctacataCCACACATTTGTAGGACATTTGATCCTTGCAAAAGGTTTGGATGATGTCGAAAAAACTTCATCTGaaatccatttatcaggtgggccaccaagctATTGAAATCAATGGATGGCCAATGATCTAAGCCAACATTCAAGTGTGGCCCAATTAATGAGTGGATTGTCTTGGGTTTTTTGCACTAGGTGGATCATCTTGATGTTCAAACTTTTGCATGGTTCGGATGTCGCGCAACTTTTGAGACTTGTTCAGTTGATCTAGAAACTCACAGAGTCCTCTCTTTTTTAAACTCGTATGAATGTAGGTCAGTTTAACCATGTGAATGTGAAGTCAATGGATGGTCCACTATGGGAAGGAGGAACATAACTGCTGCAAGAAAgaatgggtctctctctctcaatttttttCATAGGAAATATTGGACGGCTTCCCTTCTTTCATTTGAAATATTCTCCATGTGGCTCGTCCTGTAATGCCGAACTTGATGTTGGAAGTCGTACCTAACTCCGgactttttcttgtttttaaaagTCCTTAATGACTTTAGCATGTTATGTTGGGAGTCTTTAAGGCTTAGGTTTTTTAAGATACATACAGTACAATAtatggatatataattcatacacCATGAGCATGTATTCCATTTACACAGTAATTTCTCTTCTTGTCAAATCTCAGctatgtaatgatatttaatcTCATCAATAGTGGTAATGTATTTCTAAAAGGGTAAGGAGATGCCAATTACCTTGGATTCTACTAACTTATGAGACTATGGTAGAAAGGGAAAAATTATCAAATTCatgtagaaaatttttaatttttctctgCAGCTTAACATCTGACGGGTGCATATGACTTTTTCCATTGGACAATCTTAAAAGTTAAGAAATCTCTTATAACTTCGATTATAGATAATTTACATCCTTTATTGGTGAGTGTGtacaatgatccaagccatccattcggACAGACACATCTCAGGTACCAAACTGCCAAGAGCCCACATTGAAAGACTACCTCTTGGTAAATTACAATAACTACTAAGTGTCTTTATTTCAAAATTAGCTTGATCGTAGGGTTGTTGTCAATGTAGGTTTGGCCAATGGATTACCAGAGAAGCTGCCTTtctaatggacggcctggatcaagGAGTAAATTCACAAAATCCTTATTGA is drawn from Magnolia sinica isolate HGM2019 chromosome 5, MsV1, whole genome shotgun sequence and contains these coding sequences:
- the LOC131246910 gene encoding LOB domain-containing protein 2 — encoded protein: MEKDGKVHQACASCKHQRKGCRPDCVLAPYFPVEKTQKFQAVHKVFGVSNTQKLIKDLDTKENQSKAVSSIIWEAEWRLLDPINGCWGEYKKLLEEVKMLRRKIANCPMCSGAIFKQNPFGWTTNNNITNTNIVTNNNSFGYANTNGNLLLEPHATSYLQGLEKSSQGGDPLSIRCTPHSMDGLNQHYFIEDQLREGREQIR